The Haliotis asinina isolate JCU_RB_2024 chromosome 2, JCU_Hal_asi_v2, whole genome shotgun sequence genomic interval TTactagtcgtaagttaatgcaTGTCAGCGAGAAAGGGGATTAGGAGCTTTTTTACAGGAGGAAGTTATTAGTTCTCTTGGGAGTGGACACTTAAATACTTTCTATACACACTGACTGGATTAGATATAATGTTTTAGTGGTTTGAGGTCGTGAGAAGACTGAAGAAAACTTGTTCCTGCTCAGATGTATAAAATACTTGATCTGTTTACATTACATTATCGGAAGGCGGTGGGTGAATATGTAAAACACAATGCGCTTTTTAGTGAGAACCAGTGTGAAAACAGGACAAGAAGTTCAGTTAGTTTTTATTCAGTCAGCTTGTTTGCACGCGAATTTGAATTGGAGACATCTAAAGACATGTAGGATATAGCCAATAGAAATCAAACACACAATTGAATGATATAAAAGATCATGTAGGGCATAGTAACAGCCGTTCCATTGAATCATTCGTGATCATGGCAAATCTGAACGACAGCGACAGTGACTTTGAGCTTAATTTAGGGCTGAGTGACAGTGACGTTTTATTCAGTGATACGTCTGAAGAATCCAGCAGCAGTGACACAGAACAGTATCAAAACACATGGAAGACAGGGGATCATCTCACTTCAGTGCCGAAGACTGCTTTCACCGGACCCACACCAGGCACAACAGCAGACATCAACCCCAGCATACAAGAGATCGACTTCTTGAAGCTGTTCTTCACCGATGACATCATTGACATCGTCGTCAGCCAAACAAACCTGTATGCCCAGCAACAGCAAGCAAGACACGGACGAGATGAAAACTGGGTTCCTGTTACCATGGAAGAATTCCGAGCATGGCTGGGCATTCGAGTGTTCATGTCTGTGAACCATCTTCCTAACATTGATATGTAGTGGTCAGAGGATTATCTGTTTGGTGGTCACAGTGTAGCAGCCATCATGAAGAGGGACAGAATTAATAAGATATCCCAGTACCTCCATGTGGCAGACTCCAGCACCAACGTGGAGGGAGGACTTGACAAGCTGCACAAGATTCGGCCTGTGCTGGAGACTGTTCGTGATATGTGCCGTTACCAGTACAACCCTCACCAGAACATTAGTATAGATGAAGCTATGGTGGCATTCAGGGGTAGACTTGCCTTTAGACAATACCTGCCAGCCAAGCCCACCAAGTACGGAATCAAGGTGTGGATGAGGGCAGACCCAGAGAACGGTTACGTCAGTGATTTTCAAGTGTACACCGGCAAGGAGAACCGTACGGCAGAAGCTGGACTTGGTTCCAGAGTAGTCATGGACATGATCTCCGGTGTAGACAACAGGCATCACATAGTGAACTGTGACAATTATTTTATGAGTCCCCAGCTATGTCCGAGTCTACTTGATGTTGGCACATATGCAAGAGGCACTGTCAGGTGCAACAGGAAGGACTTTCGGAGTTCCATACTGCACTACAAGTGTGTCAAGAACCAAGGAGACATGGTGGTCACACTCAAGGGGGATTTAGTGGCAGTAGCATGGAAGGACAAAAAGGTAGGTCAAATTAAATTCATGTTTaaataaaaaccaaaaggcatgGTATAAGCTTGCAGAATTCCTACATATAGCAATCTCTTAATAAAAGATCTTGTCCGTAATTATCTTATCCGGTGTAATTACCAAGTGTATCAATAAACTTAGTCTCTATTGATACATCAACAATAAAAACACGATAATACATCAGTTACGGTATTGATGCACATGCCTGTCATCATTCAATCAGACTGTGGTAATGAGATTATTGAGCACCTCTTTTGGCCTTGAAACAACTGTCTCCAGTAGAATGCACATGTAGCCACGCCCCTGCTAAAAGGTTTGTCCCGCTGCAAGtgtaaaataaacatatatgctgttacatcattggacagcCCGCTTGATGGCGCTACGGCCTTGTCTGTAATGTTTATGCATACCTGCACATCTCTAATCCTACGAACCTTGTTTGCATTCAATATAAATACAGACACACCCATCTTCATATTTATTTTGAGCATTTAACAGCTCTCTCAATCTCGGTGTTTCTGGATGActcattttgtacatttcatttcAGGTTGTGAACCTGCTTTCGACAGCTGACGTTGCTGCTGACATTAGTTCAGCTGTCTCAAGAAAAACGAAAGATGGCACTGCGGTCCAAATCCCCTGTCCTACCGTCATGAAACATTACATGAACTGCGCCGACCGTGCAAACCAGATCCGAACAGAGCTGAGCACCTACCGTACCAGTAAGAAGTGGTGGAACTATCTCTTCTGGTTTGCCTTTGAAGTCGCCATCGCTGTCGCCGTCACCAATGCCCTCGTCCTCATGAGAGACTCTCAGTCCAACCACCAGATGACAAAACCACAGAGAACCAAGCCAAGAACCATGCTGCAGTTCTGCATCGCCTTGTCTAAACAGCTGATCGGCCAGTTCCAGTGCATGAGAAAGAGGAGGAGAACATCTAACAAGGATGAAGCAGGGACGTCCCACTGGCTGTCAACGTCTGAGAAGACAGTGCTCCAAGACTGGTaaacgtcgagacatcaaatgcagatgttcaagtTGTGACGTGTTTTTGTGCATTGACTGTTTTGAGAcctaccataaagacttgttccaaggacgataatgctttatgcactagttgtgttgtacaaatggtacctTATACCATTCTCGTCAGTttttgggcacaatgtgtgaagcccgcgcgGTActactggaatatagctaaaatcggcgtaaaactaaattcactcattctcttcaattgttgcatttcagtcgttattgttttacatttccaaaatactaagacgtgtgttcaccatctgagaacaaatacactcatcatagtgtcaatctactcccatatgtcttgtgtgtttctttcatacatcattacagtaactgatgttgtgtttacaatacacaaattgttgcatgttagttgatacagccgaaacacaacatagccatAGGTCAACaataaagccaataatcaatctctaccctatcactttgagtgtccaaacgtgctcttcagaaatttaggccacgccccatcaccttgcccttcctatgtgaaaggttctcatgatacgattggtcaaagtatcagccagtgtaatgagtaactgagatataatgcgttacattcggaAAATtttatgcagtatgtatgtgtatgaatggtgatgtatgtttgctgcgttaagttaagatgaaaaaagtgacaaactataaatatctatatgctccatgttacttacacacctattgatactttccttgaaatagtcagtaagcatgAGCATTGTATTGGCAGAAAATGTAGATTATAATGCAAGTCCTCCCTCTTTTcaaactctattataaataatatattatatttcagTCAATACAATGAGaaagacaggaggaatttgtatatttgttcatctagtaagtacaaagaccgcgtaggtgttgataaaaacacagcacacactggcaaaggggtataagagacacatgtaataaattacgtgaaatgctgtaatatatgtattcacatcggcctcttttccatttacatctttacaacacaattaaataatcagtacttgtttgtgagactagacagtttcctgtcatatccgagacctgccagggaaatcaggcatgattagcactaattagccacgttgcagcaatcaggcagtcagcgaggggtcccaggtgttgggcagtggagcagctccagggcttaatgagttaagagTAACTATATTGATTATAATATACGTCGTAATGTTCTCTTATTGAGAGTACGAAGAAAACTACCCATGTATTTAAATTTGGGTATATAATATTAGCAATGACTTCAGGCAGTACATTCATTTTGTATACCTTTCTATTAATAACAATAGCCAGTAGATAGTCACCATGCCCTAATTCTTTGAGTTTGTCAAGAATCAGAGGCTCGGCACCAAATAGATTTATGTTTTCAGCACACCACAATTCCATTATTATGCTTAGGTGTGAACAAATCTCTAATAGTGTGAATACGCAGGCAGCGGCGCTGTGGCTTGCAGTTGGCTAGGGGTTGTTGGGGCCCCCACTATGTTGATTTCAGCGAAGCAGTTTAATGTGTATCTTCTATTATGCAATTGGTTTTCGTGATAAATGCCTGTTGGGCTTGTTGAATACCCTgttttatgtacttttttttctcatcctcgcttaTGGAATATGGTCATGAACCTTTGATCTGATctcattcttcattttgttgGATTTTTCTAGTTCGCCTAGGAtcaaacgaaactcctcttctgagattttattgtcattgagtgTGGTGGAAACATGATCTTCTATCGTGTTTAACTTTGATACAGCCAGTATTTTAATTTCattgtgtttctttgctttactGTTCAATTTGCGGGATACAAATTTAATCACAGCCCCAACTGTTCCTCCAACTAAGGCCCCTATTTCAAGTCCTAACACCACCGGTGTGGCTACGACTGTTGTCAACAATCCAACTCCTACTGCTCCTAATGCCATGCTAGCTGCCATTGTCGTGGTGTCAGCGCCATTTATGTAgtttaaagctctattgtattttttatgcagTGATGCCTGAGTATCGCATTCTTGTTCTAGctgatgttttatttcacatatctgtttcagtcgAAAACTGTCTGCACTTCCTTTGATATTTCCTTCATCATCTATGACCGGATTCAGCCCCATTTCGTTTGTCTATAATATAGTttataaattaatttttaattatATGTCATTTAGTTTTTGATTGGTATATTTTAAGCCTATAAGGTTTAATTTTTGGTTATGGATAAGCGTTTTAAAGTTAAATCTTGATAACATTGAACGATAACACCATGGAGGCTTGTTGATGGTGGATGGCCTTTTCTTATTATTACTCTACAAATTTTATTCTCATGTCTTTTATCCCAAGATATAACACAGCCACCAAAAAGCTCATGATAATCGGTCCTCCCTGCGAGATATACATCTATAAttactgttgagtgtggttttgtatcaaaattgttactatttatttaaaaaataatcctGTGGGTGATCGTTTATTTcttaaaaatgtaataaattaATATCTTCAACTGGTGCTAGCATGTTGTCAGTATCACCCGGTATTTGTAACACTTGCACACTGGTGCTAGCATGTTGCCAGTATGACCCGGTATTTGTAACACTTGCACAAAATAAGCATCATCTACAAATGGACTAAGGGTCATGAAAAGGATGCTGTTGTTAATAATTTTGGAAACAAATCAATTTCGATGAAAAATGATGTAAGGGTTGGTTAGTGTTATATTAATTATCCATTCAGGTTCTTTAACATCTGCTAGTGCCATTCGTTTGTATGCTCTGTCTTTGAAGTATAAGACGTATGGGGTGTCCTCCTCACCAGGTGAACTGAAATCTTGTGTCTCCTAGATCACTTAGTGTTACGTTGTATGCCATTGTTTATATAATACTttagaaaatagtttccaataGTTTTTCTGGTAATGCCTCATGTATGAACTTCATACCAATAAAATTGACATGCTCGATCAGGAAAATCTTGGTTAGAGATATAGTGTCTTCCACTGTCACTGTGACACCTTGCAGACTGGTGTGTGTGTCGCCTCCCACCCACATGTAAATTGAGCAAATGTTATCCTTGTGTCTTTCAGCCCACTGGAGTTTGATTCCTTTAACGATCTCAATATCGCTCTGCTGTGGTTCCCTTAGGAAGACTTGCATGGCCAGCGTTGTACCATCCACTAGGTTTTCTAGGAGAGTAGTCACGCcatcgaattcagacaccaactgtaatacTGTGTTCTCACTGGGTTTACACAACACCATAAAGACTGGTATATTCGAGAATTGGTGTGATGATTACACTGTTTCTTTGTGATGGGACATAAGCCACGTGCATGATTCCActgtttacgactttgtttatgCAGTGGTCTTTTTCTAAGAAAACATATGGTGAAATTAGTGTTGATAAGCCAGTTGATTTGAGCCTGTAACATCATCCACTTGTCGTCGTCAGTGTGTATTAAAtggtatggtttgttttgttgaagGATTGTTGGTCTGTCAAAGTCTTCTAAATCAAACAATTTACCACCAAATGATGGGTGTATTCTCCATTCACCAGCGTTGTCTTGAAATATATCgtatcatttgttttttttcagatccTGTTGTATCTAGGTTAAAAGAAACATATCCACCGGTGGTTGGAACTTCAactcgtttgtaaatgttgtttataaGCTTAAAAGCGTATATATTACCATCTGTTCCTACGTCATCAAACCCTCTAGTATCACCTAGGTTTGACAAACTTGTATTAACGCATCATTTTATTCGCATTCCTGGTCCTTGATTACTAGCCATTTTGTATGTGCAATGTTATGCTCAGGTatgctatatttacaggattatttCTTGTATCTAAAATTGATACTTTTAATTTGGGAATATTACCGCTTGTTAATTTTTTATGCTGACGCGATGGAAATGACTTGGTGCGAccctcattgtatttttctgttttaaccgGGACGGCCCTCAACAATGTGAAAGGACGTTCACTTTGTATATTATCCGTTGTGTTAAGCTGGTCGAGATGAACGCATAGTTCGTGGTATGGAATTAGATCTGGTAATTTCGAACCACTGATGCTCTGGCCAGGGGCTATTGCAAGTGATGTCAGCCCTGACGTATCCGCCCACTTGTTACTGATTATCAGTCTGTTTTTCCCCTTGTTGTCTAACATCACTgttccgtttgagttgtttctttTAAGTTCAGCTCCTAAGGGTTTGAAAATTTCATCGTTGAGAGAACACACTCTGTAGTAACCAtcttttattgtgttttgtgaaTTGTTGAGGGTCAACACATTAATATGTTTTTTATTTCTGATGTTTATCCATTGCGGGTAGTAGGTGATATTGCATAGTGCTATTTCCAGTTGGCCAGACGTGTTATCAATGGCACGTGTAAGTTGAACGGACTCACCATTCATTATATCCAGAAGTGTAATGTACATATTGTAATATAAATTATATGTAATAATAATACGCACAATGTAAACGCCtccaacttcacacacatgaaaattgTGATGGCCTGCGGGCCCCTTGGACAGCCGACTGGGGATACTGAAAGAAATAAGTGCTCTCtcccccaagataaagcgtggagtatgaccaATAACCCATATGATAAATGAGCGTACGAACATATTTGTGGGGACTTCatgattccaacgaataaagactttcacCTTcatggtgtgaaccatggtctcggtaaaGTTTACGTGTTCTTCTATAAGTCTAGAACACTAGAACATATAGGCTCGGTTCTAtagatggtacatacaacccccacagtcatacatttacaggccccacaacaagtgaacagatccatgtcagttACATAAAGCAAACTGATCCTGGGGCAGTCACAGCCTGGACTATCATGATCTCAAACGCATCAAAACGATTCACTCatgtacaatacgcttgaacgactctaTTCGAACGTATGTGTGGTTTGTGTTGGGCTCACAGACACAGACGCGCTCTGACATCATAGGTAAGGGAACCGCTTACGACGCACAGAAACAATTTGTGGCTATTATTGTGGCTACAATATGCCAGGTCAGAGGTTGACTATGTGTTCGGTGTGGGATTGTACATAGCTGCTAGCGACATGCGtctgagaatcaataaaataactggctacaacaatgaaataatcattgCTACAGCAAATCAAAAATTGGGTTTGAACaccaattaaaatatttcccACGTACCACCCACACACACTCGTGAAACTGGTATAGTGCAACCACCACCAGAGCCAATGGTACGGAAATTGCCTGACCGGCAGGTCCCCCACTCACTGTGCAGGCAGTCAACCAACAACATATCGATTATAAAACAGCGCTGGCTGTCGGAGGTATCAGCTTGTGTCTTATATGGCTAATTCCACACCCCTAAGCGACGGtgaatgcccacagattttggccgagccacgtggcagttttaccTAGCATGCTAAGCAACCACAATACAATACTACCTATGATACCGGACCCGTGACTATaaaatgtgactatgcttgtcgtaagaggcgactaacgggatcaggtggtcagactagctgacttggttgacagatgtcatcggttcccaattgcgcagattgatgttcatgttgttgatcactggattgtctggtccagactcgattatttacagaccgtcgccatatagctggaatattgttaagtgcgacataaaactaaactaactcactcactcacccctatgATACCGGGCAGGGCTTCTGTGGCCTTACCAGCTAGTTTAGCCAAGGCTTCCCCGAGTGATTTAAGATGAATTTTTTTACAGTCTCTGATGTCACCACGATTTGGTGTGGTGCCTCCActttggggtgtgggggttcccccaaCTGATACTACAATAGTAGATATTATGAAACCTAATGCCGTCAGAATGCTGGCAATGGTGATGCCTTGCTCACGGAATAATATTCGAATCCTATTGGCGGTTTCCAATCGTGTGCGTCTGTCGTCTTGTAAATTGCTTAGTCGTTCcgtgatacgacgcttcatgtCATCGTCTTCCATTTCGccgagtttgtttttttcatgagcgatgtgctcgtcgagtTCGTTCAGTTTTCCCATGTTGTTCACAAGTCGCCTCGTACGCGCggttcacggcttcgtctagaCCGTACAGTTCCCTCATTGGAAATTTAAACCCAGGCCATGGCTTATCCCAGTATTTACTGAACAGTTTTTTAAATCCTTTTCGAGGATTAAGAGAGCCACTAGGAGTCAAAGCCGTGCGCAAGTCGGTTACTATTACAAACAACCCAAGCACGATAGACCGGAACTAAGTATTGCTGGTTAGATTCCCAAACTTGGGTGAGAACGACGTCCAGGGACGGCACGGTTGGTGTTTAACATCAAGTTGACTTTGACCAACGACAAACAGGAGCTTGTGAATAATGTGGGTCGTGCCATAGTCAAGAAGACCACCATAATAATTTGCGGCAACGAGGTGCTTAGCATAGACGACAGCGATatatattactgttacacagaccTGTGGGAAAGTGAGGGAGAACGAGAAAACAACGTATACCAGGGTTTGGGCAGCAGAAAATCAAATAGGTTACGTATCGGGTACGCCTTCAATCAAAATGAGTTATCCAAACTATCACATAGCAAAAAAGCAATCGCCGAAACATACGGGAACAGGTTGTGTATCCCGCTTGACTTGGAGTTGCTAACCTCTCACACACCATTTTACCACACTGGGCGACAGGCTTGAATACGAACTCTCGTTCAATGATAACAGCAAAGtcgtgcgtacgccgaacggtgacgAGGGTAGTTACGAGATCGAAAACATCTCCTTGGAGTTCGACATTGTGACTAGTCCAGATCTTGCCAGGCAGATTCGAAATTCATACTCTGGAAAAATGTCCGTCCTCTACGATAGGATACTGTTctgattctgcttatgaacgcatattttcaaacatcctttgTGTCGTGTCACTTAGAAATAACGCAATGTTGGCCACGCCATTTCAGGTCACCTACGGTTGTCagcattgtgaatgttggaaggtttatcaaacaaaatcaaaataaactcgctaaatatggtaatttctgtgcaaaGACAATAatatttacctattcacaccatgtaatttattccagataaaatagttggatataTCAAAAGGACATTTTCCTCGGCATCATGATGCATGTGGACTTCTTTGTTTACCGCCattgccatgatcgttcctgttcgtccaattgatgatgtaacattgagattggttttgtttgtaattttttAAGCCGAAAGTTACCAATTTTTAGATGGGAAACTTGTGAGCTTTTTCTTcgtcaaagaacaaaaatattgattaaactatcaaaaaatatttcattatgaagaaaatattagactgggtaccactcAACGTAATGTGCTtgaaagtcaacaatggccgttattttcgactgcgtgccgagaaatttggcgatcacatttttaattcacaggcattttgttttatggtacatatacatattgaaGATTATATTCTTATAAAGCTGAGAATTAGTGCATTCCACACGTGATTTATATGACAcataaatccgactcgttgaataattattgcaagttttatttggagatgtcattatcatgcactcctgtcgaatgggttcgacggcagcattgagaggattaattATAGAAATCTGCAAAGTGAGGGTGGTCAAGGATCCATCATGTGAGATAAGATAAGCATTATGGATATACAAGTTATAGttgaaattttcaattttcattttcctTCGTCTGCAATCATCAGGAAGTTTACAAAATGGTATTTTTTAAATGGTTTTCTTCATTCTGCTTCACATAGGAAGAATTCATCCACCTTAGAAATAAGTTATTGATGTCTCTTGTCTTTCAAAAAGGACATTTGCTATGTAGCATTTGCAGTGCATTGGTGTGTTCCTGTATATAATGTCACCTTGTACACATAACAACATGATAGTTCCTTAAAAATCTTTTTGAAGGGATTGGTATTAAAATACAGCTGCTATGGTTGGGTAGATGGTATTTATTGCTGTGTGCTGTATTAATGAAACAGACTGTTTCTGACATGTAATTTTACAGTTTATCATTCTCATTTGGAGGCAAATAGATTGAAGGGTGACACCTGAAAAGGAGGTTTTATTTTGAATCTGTTTTTGAAAAAGATATCTCAACTCTGTAAACTAAGTACAAAATCTAATTCAGTGAACAAGCATACTAACATTCAGATTGCTTCTGCAGCATTTATTGAAAGGGACCCATTGCTAACTTCAATATAATTCTGTTTCAGCAGCTGAGGCACAGGCAGCTACTGCAAGTGAAAGGAAGTTTGGACGACAAAATGTAGCTATACAGGTACATAGAGTGTTTGTGACAAACAGCATGGTGTTTTCAGTGCATATCAACAGTGCCTCAAAGACAAATCCTCTTttattatccccccggcatgtaatgcggggggatatagtccaTGCCTCGTCGGTCCGTCCATCCcccgtccatccgtaatcatttgtttccggagcataactcagaaaccgttcaatatttttaggccaaacttgatagatatagtaatctcagcctatggttgtgctctctgctatttacagattttgggcatttttattttttaggtttttccatggaacattttggtgttagtcttatggtggggtgggctttgtttccggagcagaactgaaaaaaaattcaatatttttctgcaaaacttggtagatatatcaatcagaacctaaagtggtgccttttgctatgtacagctttttgtgatttattattttcttggtt includes:
- the LOC137274266 gene encoding piggyBac transposable element-derived protein 4-like; protein product: MANLNDSDSDFELNLGLSDSDVLFSDTSEESSSSDTEQYQNTWKTGDHLTSVPKTAFTGPTPGTTADINPSIQEIDFLKLFFTDDIIDIVVSQTNLYAQQQQARHGRDENWVPVTMEEFRAWLGIRVFMSWSEDYLFGGHSVAAIMKRDRINKISQYLHVADSSTNVEGGLDKLHKIRPVLETVRDMCRYQYNPHQNISIDEAMVAFRGRLAFRQYLPAKPTKYGIKVWMRADPENGYVSDFQVYTGKENRTAEAGLGSRVVMDMISGVDNRHHIVNCDNYFMSPQLCPSLLDVGTYARGTVRCNRKDFRSSILHYKCVKNQGDMVVTLKGDLVAVAWKDKKVVNLLSTADVAADISSAVSRKTKDGTAVQIPCPTVMKHYMNCADRANQIRTELSTYRTSKKWWNYLFWFAFEVAIAVAVTNALVLMRDSQSNHQMTKPQRTKPRTMLQFCIALSKQLIGQFQQCSKTGKRRDIKCRCSSCDVFLCIDCFETYHKDLFQGR